One Lacunisphaera limnophila DNA window includes the following coding sequences:
- the efp gene encoding elongation factor P, translating to MPAANDLRKGQVIKFNGEPHLIMETQHRTPGNLRAFVQVKMRNLRYGKSLEQRFNSPDPVEVLPTDRRTLEFSYADRDSFSFMDPETFETFELNAAMIGDAKYYLVANGKAEVLFINEAPVTIDIPSSVTLKITESSEGIKGDTASNVQKPATCETGLVVQVPLFIKAGEIIKVSTADGSYLGRA from the coding sequence ATGCCCGCAGCCAACGACCTCCGCAAAGGCCAAGTCATCAAGTTCAACGGTGAGCCCCACCTCATCATGGAGACCCAGCACCGGACCCCGGGCAATCTCCGGGCCTTCGTGCAGGTGAAAATGCGCAACCTGCGCTACGGCAAGTCGCTGGAACAGCGCTTCAATTCCCCCGATCCCGTCGAGGTCCTCCCGACCGACCGTCGCACCCTGGAGTTCAGCTACGCCGACCGCGACAGCTTCTCGTTCATGGATCCGGAAACCTTCGAGACCTTCGAGCTGAACGCCGCCATGATCGGCGACGCCAAGTATTACCTGGTGGCCAACGGCAAGGCCGAGGTGCTCTTCATCAACGAGGCCCCCGTCACCATCGACATCCCCTCCTCCGTGACCCTCAAGATCACCGAGAGCTCCGAGGGCATCAAGGGCGACACCGCCTCCAACGTCCAGAAGCCCGCCACGTGCGAGACCGGCCTGGTCGTCCAGGTCCCCCTCTTCATCAAGGCCGGCGAGATCATCAAGGTCAGCACCGCCGACGGTTCCTACCTCGGCCGCGCCTGA
- the can gene encoding carbonate dehydratase: MPSLNNLFEQNQAWAESIKRRDPEFFSKLSRQQSPEYLWIGCSDSRVPANEIIGLLPGEVFVHRNIANVVVHADLNALSVIQFAVDMLKVKHIMVVGHYGCGGVNTVMRCQRVGLADNWLRHVQDVKVKHEDCLCRLPDDTARSARLCELNVIEQVANVCATTVLQDAWARGQEVTVHGWVYGLQDGLLRDLKTTASSAEEASAVYKTAVAALE, translated from the coding sequence ATGCCAAGTCTGAACAACCTCTTCGAACAGAACCAAGCATGGGCCGAGTCGATCAAGCGGCGGGACCCGGAATTTTTCTCCAAACTCTCCCGTCAGCAGAGCCCGGAATACCTCTGGATCGGTTGCTCGGATTCGCGGGTGCCGGCCAACGAGATCATCGGGCTCCTGCCCGGCGAGGTCTTCGTCCACCGCAATATCGCCAACGTCGTCGTCCACGCCGACCTGAACGCCCTTTCCGTCATCCAGTTCGCCGTGGATATGCTCAAGGTGAAGCACATCATGGTGGTCGGCCACTATGGCTGCGGCGGCGTGAACACCGTCATGCGCTGCCAGCGCGTCGGCCTGGCCGACAACTGGCTCCGCCACGTGCAGGATGTGAAGGTCAAACACGAGGACTGCCTTTGCCGCCTGCCCGACGACACCGCCCGGAGCGCCCGCCTGTGCGAGCTGAATGTCATCGAGCAGGTCGCCAACGTCTGCGCCACCACCGTGCTCCAGGATGCCTGGGCGCGCGGGCAGGAAGTCACCGTGCACGGCTGGGTCTACGGCCTGCAGGACGGCCTGCTGCGTGACCTCAAGACCACCGCCAGCAGCGCGGAGGAAGCCTCGGCGGTGTACAAGACCGCGGTCGCGGCGCTGGAGTAG
- a CDS encoding FkbM family methyltransferase, whose protein sequence is MRTLKPILTFLRPFVDRMPLLANGYRRWRDRRLLHQTPVMTPFGFRLVGHAEMQAGRFEPAETVLIRELLAATDILLNVGANIGYYCCHARQLGRTVLAFEPMPTNLEYLRRNLAANRWSEDVEIFPLAASNRSGEIEIFGGATGASLIQGWAGTPAHYVTRVQCATLDDTVADRLAGRRVLVVMDIEGAELWALQGARRLLRSRPQPVWVVEISVGEHQPAGCIVNPHLAATFAIFWDLGYEAWTATATPRRVTPAEVAAIAGGGPDTLGTHNFLFRPSPVA, encoded by the coding sequence ATGCGCACGCTCAAGCCTATCCTGACATTTCTGCGTCCGTTCGTCGATCGGATGCCCCTGCTTGCCAATGGTTATCGCCGTTGGCGGGATCGCCGCCTACTTCACCAGACCCCGGTGATGACCCCGTTCGGATTTCGCTTGGTGGGTCATGCCGAAATGCAAGCCGGCCGGTTTGAACCCGCCGAGACGGTGCTCATCCGCGAGTTGCTGGCTGCTACCGATATCCTCCTGAACGTCGGCGCAAACATCGGCTACTATTGCTGTCATGCCCGCCAGTTGGGCCGAACTGTGCTGGCCTTCGAGCCAATGCCTACCAACCTCGAGTACTTGCGTCGTAACTTGGCCGCCAATCGATGGTCGGAGGATGTTGAGATATTTCCACTGGCCGCGTCGAACCGCAGTGGCGAGATCGAGATCTTCGGGGGTGCAACCGGGGCCTCCCTCATCCAGGGATGGGCTGGAACACCTGCACACTACGTGACGCGGGTCCAATGCGCAACGCTCGATGACACCGTGGCTGACCGGCTGGCCGGCCGTCGTGTCCTGGTGGTCATGGATATCGAGGGAGCGGAACTTTGGGCCCTGCAGGGTGCCCGCCGGCTGCTCCGCAGCCGGCCTCAGCCGGTCTGGGTCGTGGAAATTTCCGTGGGCGAACACCAGCCAGCCGGGTGCATTGTCAACCCGCACCTGGCAGCCACTTTTGCGATCTTTTGGGACCTAGGGTATGAGGCTTGGACCGCGACCGCCACGCCCCGGCGCGTCACCCCCGCCGAGGTCGCAGCGATCGCTGGCGGCGGACCCGACACGCTCGGCACACACAATTTCCTGTTCCGCCCCTCACCCGTTGCCTGA
- a CDS encoding VOC family protein, with the protein MKIPSVGLLTLLGLTATALPCPASAADVAAVSPRINHIACYVADLKISTDFYEKVIGLPTIPEPFKDGRHTWFLIGPKTHLHLISGAKVSLPKDKNTHLCFTVPSVTDFIVRLQQAGVPYENWAGEKMAVTNRVDGVKQIYFQDPDGYWLEINDARD; encoded by the coding sequence ATGAAAATCCCATCCGTCGGCCTTTTGACCCTGCTCGGTCTCACCGCCACCGCCCTCCCCTGCCCCGCGTCCGCCGCGGATGTGGCGGCTGTCAGCCCCCGCATCAACCACATCGCCTGCTACGTGGCCGACCTGAAGATCAGCACTGATTTCTACGAGAAGGTCATCGGCTTGCCGACGATCCCCGAGCCCTTCAAGGACGGACGCCACACTTGGTTCCTCATCGGGCCGAAGACCCATCTCCACCTCATCTCCGGCGCCAAGGTCAGCCTGCCGAAGGACAAGAATACCCACCTGTGCTTCACGGTGCCTTCCGTCACCGACTTCATCGTCCGCCTGCAGCAGGCCGGCGTGCCCTACGAAAACTGGGCCGGCGAGAAAATGGCCGTGACCAACCGCGTGGACGGCGTGAAGCAGATCTATTTCCAAGACCCCGACGGCTACTGGCTCGAGATCAATGACGCCCGGGACTAA
- a CDS encoding methyltransferase domain-containing protein, which yields MPLVCPHCRGVLSPADRTYRCPQGHSFDLAKEGYLSLLHGRQKGAGRGDTRDMILARDRVHRAGVFDPLVAALAALPLAAPRARLLELGCGEGFFLGHVGRSHQYATSYGLDLSVDAVKLAARTLKTARILRADLLHPLPFADGSLDLVQSIFAPRPLTEITRVLRPGGQALFVYPQAHHWGELRAFLPLAGIGDDKLPAADLGGFVRAASLEVRESRELPHALLVDLVAMSPSIHRLTRDGTDWPGLLPARLTATLSVHVALFTKP from the coding sequence ATGCCCCTCGTCTGCCCCCATTGCCGCGGAGTCCTGAGCCCGGCTGATCGCACTTACCGCTGCCCACAGGGCCACAGCTTCGATCTCGCCAAGGAAGGCTATCTTTCGCTGCTGCATGGACGGCAGAAGGGCGCGGGCCGGGGCGACACGCGGGACATGATCCTGGCGCGCGATCGCGTGCACCGGGCGGGGGTTTTTGACCCGCTGGTGGCGGCCCTGGCCGCCCTTCCGCTCGCGGCACCCCGCGCCCGTTTGCTGGAGCTGGGCTGCGGCGAGGGATTTTTCCTTGGTCATGTCGGCCGGTCGCATCAGTACGCCACCTCCTACGGCTTGGACCTCTCGGTCGACGCGGTGAAGCTCGCCGCCCGGACCCTGAAAACCGCCCGGATCCTGCGCGCCGACCTGCTTCACCCCCTGCCCTTCGCCGACGGCAGCCTCGATCTGGTGCAGTCGATCTTCGCCCCGCGGCCCCTCACGGAAATCACCCGCGTCCTCCGCCCCGGTGGCCAGGCCCTGTTCGTTTATCCCCAGGCCCATCACTGGGGCGAGCTTCGCGCCTTTTTGCCGTTGGCCGGCATCGGTGACGACAAGCTTCCCGCCGCCGATCTCGGCGGCTTCGTCCGCGCGGCTTCGCTGGAGGTCCGCGAATCCCGCGAGCTTCCGCACGCCCTGCTGGTGGACCTCGTGGCCATGTCCCCGTCGATCCACCGCCTGACCCGCGACGGCACGGATTGGCCCGGCCTCCTGCCCGCCCGCCTGACCGCCACGCTCTCGGTGCACGTGGCGTTGTTCACGAAGCCTTAG